Proteins co-encoded in one Dreissena polymorpha isolate Duluth1 chromosome 12, UMN_Dpol_1.0, whole genome shotgun sequence genomic window:
- the LOC127853414 gene encoding interleukin-1 receptor-associated kinase 1-binding protein 1-like: MSAFTPSRVYASVQTKSPYHIFQGQSKENMLPSAGNFVPAGVSNSGDKRHIKVTAVGEVSLPPDRCRVTVKIHSQKDNVQDVKNSIQRRLDYVLQTFQNHNIKESDMKIHKSLRRSAAMYDMVTEVIVVFMDFHKCQTACNLLVEKLDETVTVGNPEFFHAGTTLETLRQQASLLAVHNAKQKAQEMATFVHQAVGKPISIQEEESKEWEGQVEGVADLETRPSMQQAIASATVTVSCRVNVTFELKGKVKTKNNKDYAE, translated from the exons ATGTCAGCATTTACACCATCGCGTGTCTATGCGAGCGTGCAGACCAAGTCTCCATATCATATATTCCAAGGACAATCGAAGGAAAACATGCTTCCAAGCGCGGGCAACTTTGTCCCAGCCGGTGTTTCCAACTCTGGGGACAAAAGACACATAAAAGTGACAGCAGTAGGAGAGGTTTCATTACCCCCGGACCGCTGCAGAGTTACAGTTAAAATTCACAGTCAGAAAGATAATGTCCAAGATGTGAAGAACAGCATTCAAAGGAGGCTTGACTACGTCTTACAAActttccaaaatcataacattaaG GAGTCAGATATGAAAATACACAAGTCGTTAAGGAGAAGTGCAGCCATGTATGACATGGTCACGGAAGTCATTGTGGTTTTCATGGATTTTCACAAATGCCAGACAGCTTGCAACCTTCTTGTGGAAAAACTTGATGAAACTGTCACTGTTGGAAACCCAGAATTTTTTCATGCAGGAACAACATTAGAAACTCTAAG ACAACAGGCCAGTCTTCTAGCAGTCCATAATGCCAAGCAAAAAGCCCAAGAAATGGCAACGTTTGTGCACCAGGCCGTGGGGAAACCAATCTCTATTCAG GAGGAGGAGTCCAAAGAGTGGGAGGGGCAGGTAGAGGGCGTGGCAGACTTGGAGACACGCCCCTCTATGCAGCAGGCCATTGCCTCGGCAACAGTCACTGTGTCCTGTCGGGTCAATGTGACCTTTGAACTGAAAGGcaaagtgaaaacaaaaaacaacaaggaCTATGCAGagtaa
- the LOC127853979 gene encoding protein jagunal homolog 1-like has product MSSFGKRPDGTDGSDHWHRESVAWQYKISSINKGRLKTTLCTQILFGLVIIVRLLPGLTALLGLPIYKRLQLWDLPAPKAWEYAWIVSLVAAVLGLKSLSKNDSLILKQSLIGTVVFGVLPVLYGLIELADDLLIYYRERKYSSQILGFPSVLVWYLCLIICFQMHAFAMYFGANLLKAWKPRDKKTK; this is encoded by the exons ATGTCCAGTTTCGGAAAAAGACCAGACGGGACAGATGGTAGTGATCACTGGCATCGTGAAAGTGTCGCCTGGCAATACAAAATAAG ctCTATAAATAAAGGAAGATTGAAGACTACTTTATGTACACAGATACTGTTTGGACTGGTCATCATAGTGCGGCTACTGCCTGGCCTTACTGCCTTACTGGGACTGCCAATATACAAGCGACTGCAGTTATGGGACTTACCAGCACCGAAAGCATGGGAGTATGCCTGGATTGTGAGTCTTGTAGCAGCTGTATTGGGCCTGAAATCTCTTTCGAAGAATGACTCGCTTATCTTGAAACAGTCCCTCATTGGAACTGTGGTATTTGGAGTCCTCCCTGTGTTGTACGGACTCATAGAACTTGCAGACGATTTGTTGATCTACTATAGAGAACGGAAATACTCGTCTCAGATTTTAGGTTTTCCGTCAGTGCTAGTGTGGTACTTGTGTTTGATCATCTGTTTTCAAATGCATGCCTTTGCCATGTACTTTGGTGCCAATCTCTTAAAAGCCTGGAAACCAAGAGATAAGAAAACCAAATAG